In Synergistota bacterium, the sequence TATGAGAGAAAAGGTAGAAGCATTAAATCCCTTATTCATAGGGAGAGATCTTTTAGAGGTTGCCGAATGGGTGGTAAATGGTGAAGGTTCTAATTACTTCAGCTTCAAGAAAGGTGGTGTTGGTTAGAAGCTTTAAGCAGTATGCGATAGTTTATGCTACTGATATAGATTCCCTTTCACCGGCCATCTATGTGGCTGATTTTTTTTACAAAGCCCCTTTGACTCTATCTCCGGAGTTTCCCAAATTTGTGTTAGACCTCGTTAAGAGAGAAAAAATAGATTTGGTTGTACCAACGACTGATGATGATCTTTTGGTTATAGCCTCAATCAGAGAGGCTCTATTTGAAGAAGGTGTATTCCCCTTGGTTTCCCCATTAGATGTAGTTCTGACTTGCAATGATAAGCTTAAGACCCTCTTTTTCTTTAAAAAGAACGGTATTCCCACTCCAGACACCTTTACCCTTGATGAGTTTAAAAGAGGATATACTTTGCCCTTTAAGGCCATGTTTAAGAAGAGGTTTGGTAGAGGAAGTAGGGGTAACTTTTCCCTTAATAAAGGAGAGGTTATTCCCGAAAGTATAAGTGAGGATTACCTCATTCAGAGGTACATAGAAGGTAGGGAGTATACCATAGATGCCTTTGTTGACCTTGAGGGTAAGGTGATATCGGTGGTTCCAAGGGAGAGGATTTTGGTGAGTGATGGGGTTTCTATAAGGGGAAGAACAGTTAGAAGTTCAGAGCTGATATCCTGGGGTAGAAAAATATGTGAGATTCTTAGGCCATTAGGTCCAGTTAATATTCAATGCATATGGGGAGAAGAGGGGCTTTTCTTCATAGAGATAAATCCCCGTTTTTCGGGAGGGATAGCCTTAACGTTAGCTTCAGGTGCTAATTTCGTCAAATGGAGTTTAGACTTGGCGTGTGGAAAGAAACTGTCTCCTTTTTACGATTTTGAAGAGCTTTACATGAGCTGTTATAACGATCCTATATTTTTCAAGACTCCCTTAGGAGGGGTTTAATTTGAGGATAGTGGGATTAGTTCAGGCCAGGATGGGGTCAAGGCGCTTTCCAGGTAAGGTGCTTGCGGAGCTTGATGGTAAACCTCTTATTCTCTTTTTGCTTGAGAGATTAAGGTTTTCCAGGAGAGTGGATAGCTTTATTATAGCTACCTCAAATCTCCCTGAGGATGATGTTTTGGTTGAGGTTGTAAGGAGAGGAGGTTATCAAGTCTTCAGAGGAGATCCTATAGATGTGCTTGATAGGTTTTATAAGGCTGCTTATTTGTTTGAGGCGGATTACGTAGTAAGGATAACTGCTGATAACCCATTAACTGATCCAGAGCATATGGACGAGGCAGTTATGAGCGCTGTTAATAAAAGGGCTGACTATGTAACCTTTGTTGGTCTTCCTCTTGGAGCCTCTACAGAAGTTATTTCCTTTGGTGCTCTGAAAAGGGCTTATGAGGAGGCAAAATCTCCCTATCAGAGAGAACATGTAACTCCTTATATAAATGAAAACCCTGATAAATTTAAAGTTATATATCTTAAAGCTTTTCCAGATTTTAAGTATGATAGCTTTAGGTTAACTGTAGATTACCCTGAGGATCTTGAGCTTATTAGGGCGATATTTAGGGAAATGAGGGATAAAGTAGATTGGAAGATTGGAGATGTTATTGAGCTTTTAATAGCTAGATCTGAAATAGCCGTCTTGAATAAGCATGTTATTCAGAAGAGCAAATTTGAAGTAGATGAGAGGTGGAATAATAAGAATGGTTAGAGTTGGCAGGAAGTTCATAGGTATGGGAGCTCCTTGCTTTGTTATAGCTGAGGCTGGGATAAATCACAATGGTGATGTGGAGCTTGCGAAAGAGCTTATAAGACAGGCCGCAAAAAGCGGCGCTGATGCGGTTAAGTTTCAGATATTTCATGCGGAAAACCTCGTTGAGGAGGGAACACCTGAATTTGAGATGTTTAAGAAGTATGAGCTTCCTGATAGCCTTTGGAAGGAGCTTGCTTACCTTGCTGAGAAGGAGGGCATTATCTTTATGGCTACTCCCTTTGATCTTGAGGCTGTGAGGATAATGGAGGATATAGGTGCTTTGGCTTACAAAATAGCTTCGGGAGATATAACTAACTTTGAGCTTATAAGTCATGTGGCTAGGAAGTGGAAACCGGTATTTCTATCTACCGGTGGGGCTACTATTGAGGAGGTAGCGTCTGCTGTAGATTGTGTGTATGGAGAGGAAAACGACAGAGTAATACTTCTTCACTGTGTTTCTTGTTATCCTGCTCCTCAGGAGGAGTTGAATTTAAGGGCTATTAATGACCTCTGGAGGCACTTTTATCTTCCTGTTGGTTTTTCTGATCATAGCATAGGTATAGAGGCAGCTTTGGTTGCTGTCTCCATGGGAGCTGTAGCTATAGAGAAGCATTTTACTTTAGATAAGTCTTTACAAGGACCTGATCATATTCACTCTTTAACTCCTGATGAGCTTGCTGATATGGTTAACAAGATAAGGAAGATAGAGAAGATGTTTGGAAGCGGTAGAAAAGAGCCTTTACCATGCGAATCGGAGGTAAGAACAAAGGGGAGGAGAGGAATCAAAGCCGCTATAGATATACCGAGAGGAACGATTATAGAAAGGAGGATGTTATCTTTAGTTAGACCTAAGAGGGGGATAGGCGTAGAGGATCTTAAAAATGTTTTAGGTAAAAAGGCTAAAAGGAATATCATGAAGGGAGAGGATCTCCGTTGGGAGGATCTAAGCTAATGAGTGTTCCCTTCTTTAAGCCATCTATTGGGAATGAAGAGATAGAAAGCGTAGCTGAGGTCTTAAGGAGCGGATGGCTGACTAAGGGTAGGCTAACTGAGAAGTTTGAGGAAAGTTGTAAGAGCTTCCTTTCGGCTTCCGATTGCCTTGCAGTTTCCTCTGGGACCGCTGGTCTTCATCTTGCGCTTTTGTCTTTAGGTTTAAAGCCTGGAGACGAAGTTATAACAACTTCCTTAACTCATGTAGCTACAGTTCAAGCGATACTTTATGTAGGTGCCAAACCGGTATTTGCTGATATAGACCCTGAGACGATGAATCTCTCTCCTCAAGAGGTCTTAAAGAGGATAACACGCAAAACCAAGGCTATTCTTCCCGTTCATTTTGCAGGGCACCCTTGTGATATGGATGAGTTTAAGAATATAGCGAAAGATTATAATATTCGTATCGTTGAAGATGCTGCTCATGCCTTTGGTGCTTCATATAATGGAAGAATGATAGGGAGCGATAGTTTAAGTGACATAACGGTTTTTAGCTTCTATCCAAACAAGCCCATAACTACTGGAGAGGGAGGTTTGGTATGTGGAAGTAAAGAGGTAATAGGAAGGCTTAGAGTTATATCTCATCACGGTATAGTTTACCCTATAAATGGCAGGCTGTGGAAGTATGATGCTCTTGAGCTTGGATATAAATATAACTTTACTGATATTCAAGCTGCTATAGGATTGGTTCAGCTGTCTAAGGCTAAGGATCTCCTCTTAAAAAGGAAAAAGTGGTTTGAGCTTTATAATGAAGCTTTCAAAGATGAGGAGGCTTTGATAAAACCTGTTGTTAAGAAATACGCCTTTCCTTCATATTATATATATCCTTTAAGGCTTAATTTAGAAGCTTTAAGGTGTTCTCGTGATGAGTTTGCTCTTTCTCTTGAGAAGGAGGGAGTGGGGATAAGCGTTCACTATTCCCCACCGGTTCATCTTCACTCTTATTACCTTAGAACCCTTGGTGTTAAGGAGAGCTTCTTACCTATTACAGAGGAGGCCTCAAAAAGCGAAATAAGCCTTCCCCTTTATCCTGATATGACTGAGGAAGAGTTTGATTTCGTCGTAGACAAGGTGTTTAAGCTTCTTAAGGTGTTTAAGAGGTGAACAGCTTTGATTCTTGAGAAGATAGAGGGCGTTTTAAAGAGTGAAAACCTTAAAAAAGGCTTTCCAAGTTACACGATTAAGGGAAGGTGGTGGTTTAAACCCTTTGACCATCCGGATTTTTGGGATTTGGGCTTTTTCGTTGGGTTGCTCATTAAAATCGAAGATTTTAGAGATATAGGGCTTAGTCTTCTTAAGAGGCTTGAAGAGAGGGAGTATCCTTTAAATCATAATTTAGGTTTTTTGGTTTATAGCTCTTTCGCCCCAGCTTATATAGTAACAGGCTCTAAGAGGATAAGAGACAGAATAGAGGTTGAAGCTAAGAGATTAGCATCGCTTTTTGATAAAAGCTTGGGTTTCATCCCAATGGATTACCCTAGGAGTAGTAGTATAGCTATTGATACTTTAGCCTCTATTGAGATGCTTTGGTGGGCTTCAAAGGAGTTCAGAAATGAGGAGCTTTTTGAGATTGCGAGGAAGCATGCTTTAAGCTCCTTAAGGTTTCTTTTAAGAGATGATGGTTCAACTATTCATATATATTCTATGAGTGAAGGCCCTATTAAAGGACAAGGTTTAAGCTCCTTAAGCTGTTGGTCGAGAGGGGCTGCATGGGGAGCTCTCGGTTTCTTAAGAGCCTATGAGGAAACTGGGGAGGCTGTATTTAATGAAGCTTGTAAGAGGATATTAAGGTTTGCCAGAAGAAACGTGGATGAAGATGGCGTTCCTCCATGGGATTTCTGTGATAGATATGGTCCTAAGGATACATCGGCAGGTGCCATATTCTTGAAAGTTTTATCCTCTTTTGATAGGGAGTTCTCGACTTGGAGAAGCTGCTTGCTTAAGACCCTTTCCCTTAAGTATGTTGCTAGGGAGAGAGACTGGGAAGGGCTTCTTAAGGGAGGCTGTTATCATTATCACTGGAAGAAAGGTATAAATGAAAGTTTAATTTGGGGAGATTTCTTCGCTTTAGATATCTTCAGATCTATGGTATAATATCCTTATGAAGGGGACTTCCCTCAAGAAGGGTCTTTTCATTTTCCTTCTTATAACTTTTACTACTGCCTTTTTTGTGATTTTCTTTACGATAAGTAAAGAGACGATTAGTGCTCTCTTTAAGCTGAATAAGTTATCCCTTTTGTTGGCTTTCTCCTGTATATTTGCCTCTTGGACTTTTGAGTTTCTAAGGTTTAGAGAGCTTATACGTGCTGCAGGCTGGGATATAAGCTTTCTTGATGGTTTAGTGCTTGTATGGATAAACTATTTCGGCTGTGCTGTTACTCCTCTTCAAAGTGGTGGAGGGCCATTTCAGATATATGTCCTCTATAGGAAAAACGTTCCCATCGGTATAGGCTTTGCTGTTACTCTCATAAGAACCTTAATAACGCTTATAATACTTAGCTTTGCAGGTCCTATAATAATATTTGCTCATCCCGAAATGACTGAAAATGCCCTTTTAAAGGGAATGATGATATATGTTTCCGTTTTCCTTGTTGGCGTTTCTATTCTTATCTTTATAAGCCTGAAGAGGGTTGAGCTAATAAGGAAGATAGCGATGTGGGTGGTTCTTTTCCTTCATAGGTTAGGGCTTTTTAGAAAGGTTGGGCCTAGGTATGTGATAAGACGGATTAATAAGGAGATAGAGCTTTATAATGATAACTTTAGGGTTCTTATCGGGAAAGGTAAGAGGCATCTTGCATTAGCTATAGCTTATAGCTTCTTACAGCTTCTTGCTCACTTTCTTGCCCTTCCCTCAGTGATGTGGGGAATGGGTTTAAGCTTTGAATTGGATAAGGTTCTGATGATTCAAGCGGTTTTCTTATTTATACTCTATTTCGTTCCTACACCTGGCGGGAGCGGTGTGGCAGAGGGTGGAGCTGCTATATTATTCCGTTACGTAATGCCTGCACATATGGCTGGCGTTATGGCTGTCTTGTGGAGGTTTTTCACGGATTATATACCTATAATACTTGGAGGTATAGTTACGCTTAAGATATTTGGCCTTAGAACCCTTGAAGAGGTGATGAAGCCTGGGGAGGAAGGGCTTCAATGAAGCTAGTTATGAGATCTATTACTATCCTTTCCCTTTTAGTTTTCTTATTCTGAGGCTTTCTTTAAGAGGTTTGTTCTCCTCTTCTTTTTCCTCTTCTCCTTTAGGGAGTGTTTTACCTCGAGGTTGGCTTAAAAAGGTTCTCGAGGATTATCTTTCGGGTAAAGATAAGAGTCTCTCTTATCCTCTTGATTTTACTGGGGTTTCATTGAAGCTCTTTCCTATATACTCCCTATTGTTGAAGATCCCACCTGGAAGGACTATATCTTATGGAGAGCTTGCTCGTCAAGCCTGTACGTCTCCACGTGCTGTAGGTACAGCTATGAGACTTAATAGACATGTTCTTTTCATTCCCTGTCATAGGGTTGTTAAAAGTGATGGCAGTTTGGGAGGTTTTTCATGTGGTATTGAGGTTAAACGCTGGCTTATAGCGCATGAGCTTGACAAAATTTGACTTTCGTGCTAATTTTTATGATTGCTATTAGCACTCTAAGTGTTGGAGTGCTAAAGAGGGTGGGGGAGATGTTGACTGAAAGACAAAAGAAGATACTTATTGCGCTTGTTAAGGATTATATAGAGAGTGCGGAGCCGGTAGGGTCGAGGACTCTGTCGAAGAAGTACTTTCCTACGTTAAGTCCCGCTACGATTAGAAATGAGATAGCGGATCTTGAGGAGATGGGATTTTTCTATCAGCCTCACACTTCTGCTGGTAGGGTGCCTACTAACAGAGCTTATAGATATTATGTCAATGCCATATTAAGTGGAGAGGAAGAGCTTTCTATAGATGAGCATCTTTTTATGGATTTCGTTAACAAGACTAAAGAAGAGGTAGAGTTGCTTTTAAGGAGAATTGGTAAGCTTCTATCAAAGGCTACAGATTACTTAAGCGTTGTAGTTGCCTTAAGGTCGAGGGAAAGCACTATAAGGAAGATCGAACTTGTGAGACTGGATTCTATGCATGCTATGATGATAATAGTGACAGAGGGAGGCTGGGTTCACCATAAGGTTATATCTCTCCAGGAGAATATAAGTGCTGAGGAGCTTGAAGAGCTTGGGAGATATATAAATGAAAAGCTAAGTGGTAGAACATTGGGTAGTCTTAATGAAGCGCTTTTGAGGGAAATTATTAAGAGGCTTGAGGAATACAGAACTATTTGCGTTGAAACTGTTCAAGCTCTTAGAGAGATTAAAGAAAAGATCGAGAGTAAGGTTTATCTGGAGGGTAGAACCAATATACTTAAGCTTCCTGAATTTAAAGATGTAGAGAAGATGAGGATAATTCTTGAGGTCTTAGAAGAAGAAGATTTTATGGCTAAAATGCTTACCGAGCTTTCTAGAGAGAAGAATATAAGCGTAATAATAGGGGAAGAAAACCCGGTAGAAAAGATGAGGGATTGTAGCTTGGTTACGGCTAGCTATAATTTGGGCGGTAAGATAATGGGAGTTTTAGGTATAATTGGTCCCACTCGTATGGATTACAAGAAAGTTATATCTATTATGAAGGCTATGACTCAGGTTTTCGAATCAAGTTAAGGAGGGGGTCTTAGTTAAAAAATGAAATCTCTTCGTAAAAGACCGAGTAAAAAAGAATATAAAAAGCTTCTAGAGAGGATTAAAGAAGCAGAAGAGGAAAAGCTTGAGTTAAGGAAGCTTATAGATAGCTATAGGAATATGTTAGCAAAGATGCAGATAGATTTTGATAGTTTTAGAAAGCGTGTTGAAAGGGATAAGGAGATCGAGCGTGCTATGGCTTCCGAAAGAATAATAAGGGAGATTCTTCCTGTGCTTGATAACCTTGAGCATGCTGCTAATGCTAGCCTTGATTCTAATGGTAACGCTAGCATAGCTAATGGTATAAAGATGATCTTAAGACAGCTTTTAAACGTCCTTGCTAAAGAAGGGCTTGAGGTTGTACCTACTGTGGGAAGCGAGTTTGATCCCTCTATTCATGAAGCGGTTGAAGTTATTCCTATTGACAGTGATGAAGAGGATGGAAAAGTGATTTTGGAGGTTAGAAAAGGATACACTTTGGGTGGCAGGGTTATAAGGCCTGCCTTAGTAAAAGTTGGGAAAAAGGGGTGATGGGGAATGGTAAGCAAAGAAAAAGTTGTTGGAATTGACCTTGGAACTACTAACTCAGTTATAGCTGTAGTCGAGGGCGGTCAGCCCATAGTTATACCTAATGCAGAAGGGAGTAGGTTAACCCCTTCAGTTGTTGCCTTTACAAAAGATGGGCAACGACTTGTGGGGCAGCTTGCTAAAAGGCAAGCTATAGTTAATCCTGAAAGGACAATAGTTTCCATAAAGCGTAAAATGGGGACAGACTATAAGGTGGTCATCGACGGAAAAGCCTATACTCCACAGGAGATCTCAGCTATGATACTTCAGAAGCTTAAGCAGGATGCGGAAGCTTACCTTGGTGTTCCCATTAGAAAGGCGGTCATAACTGTTCCTGCCTACTTCACTGATGCTCAGAGACAAGCTACAAAAGATGCAGGCGTTATAGCTGGTCTTGAGGTTTTAAGAATAATAAACGAGCCGACAGCCTCTGCTTTAGCCTATGGTCTTGACAAGCAAGGGGAACAGACGATACTCGTTTTCGACCTAGGTGGTGGTACCTTTGATGTATCCATACTTGAGGTTGGGGATGGGGTGTTCGAGGTTAAAGCTACATGTGGGGATAACCATCTTGGTGGAGATGACTGGGATCAAAAGATAATTGACTGGCTTGTTAGCGAATTTAGAAGGGAAACCGGTATAGACCTTAGAAATGATAGAATGGCTATGCAGAGGTTAAAGGAAGCTGCTGAAAAGGCTAAGATCGAGCTTTCCTCTATGGTGGAAACCATAATAAGCTTACCTTTTATTTCAGCTGACCATACTGGACCGAAGCACCTTGAAAGAACTTTAACAAGGGCAAAATTCGAGGAAATGACGCATGATCTCGTTGAGAGGCTTGTTGGCCCCACTTTGAGGGCCTTAGAGGACGCGAAGCTTTCTCCTTCTGATATAAGTAAGGTTCTTTTGGTTGGTGGTTCTACGAGGATGCCTATGGTTCAGAGAAAGGTTAAGGAGCTTTTGGGTAAGGATCCTTCTAAGGAGATTAACCCTGATGAGTGTGTTGCTATAGGTGCTGCGATACAGGCTGCCATACTTGCTGGGGAAGTTAGAGATGTCGTCTTGGTGGATGTAACTCCGTTGTCGCTCGGTATAGAGACCTTAGGTGGAGTTTTCACTAAGATAATAGAGAGGAATACTCCCATACCTGTTTCTAAAAGTCAGATCTTTACTACGGCTGTCGATAATCAGACTTCTGTTGAGATACATGTTCTTCAAGGAGAGCGTCCAATGGCTGCTGATAATGTCACCCTAGGTAGGTTTATTTTAAGTGGCATACCTCCTGCACCAAGAGGTGTTCCACAGATTGAAGTAACCTTTAACATCGACGTTAACGGTATACTTCAGGTTTCTGCAAAAGATCTTGCTACAGGGAAGCAACAGGCGATAACCATAAAGTCTACCAGGCTTTCTGAAGCTGAGATAGAGAGGATGAGGAAAGAGGCCGATCTTTACGCTGAGGAGGATAGAAAGAAGAAGGAGCTCGCCGAGGCCCGAAATCAGGCGGATAGTCTTATTTATTCCACGGAGAGGACCATGCGCGATTTCCAAGATAAAATCACAAGTGCTGAAAAAGAGGAACTTAATAAGGCAATAGAGGAGCTTCGTTCTAAGATGAGCGGTAACGATATAAATGCTATAAAGAAGGCTACAGAGGAGCTAACTAATAAGCTTCATAAGGTTACTTCAAGGCTTTACGCTAGTGGTGCCCAAGCTCATGGTTCTCAGGGATCTCCTGGAGCCGGAAGCTCAGGTAGCACTATGGATGCTAACTTCAGGGAGGCAAGTGGTGGTAGTAAGTAATGAGGGATTATTACGAGATATTGGGTGTTCCTCGAAATGCATCGCAAGAGGAGATAAAAAAGGCCTATAGGAGGTTAGTTAGGCAGTATCATCCGGATTTGAATAAAGATAATCCGGAGGCGGAGAAGAAATTTAAGGAGATAAATGAAGCTTATGAGGTTTTAAGTGATCCAGAGAAAAGGGCTAAATATGACCAGTATGGTAGGGTTGATGGAGACTTTAGGCCGCCTCCGGGTGGTGGCTTTGATTTCGATTTTGGTAGAGGTTTTGATTTTGGCTTTGATCCGTTTGAAGATATATTTGAAAGGTTCTTTGGAGGGAGTTTTAGGAGAAGGGCTGAAGATCTGGGTCCTAAAAGAGGAGCAGATCTTGAAATGCCTCTCGAAATTACCTTAGAGGAGGCCTTTAGGGGAGGGGAAAAGGAGATAAGTGTTCCAAGGTGGAAGGTGTGTTCTGCATGCGGAGGAACAGGAGCTGCACCGGGTACCTCCCCAAGAGGTTGCCCCTATTGTCGTGGTACAGGTAGAGTAGAGGAGCGACGCTCAAGTATATTTGGTGAGTTTATAAGTGTTAGAACATGCTCTAATTGTGGTGGTAAAGGTACTATTATAGATAAAGTTTGCTCTAGCTGTAATGGTAGCGGTAGGATAAGGGAATGGAGAAAAATAATAGTGAATATACCAAGAGGTGTAGAAACTGGAACCCGCTTGAGAATAGCTGGAGAAGGAGAACTGGGAGAAAGAGGAGGACCTCCAGGTGACCTCTTTTTGGTTATAGATGTTAAGCCTCATCCTCAGTTTGAGAGGAGAGGGCGTGATCTTTACTATAAGCTTAAGCTTTCTTTCCCTGAGCTTGCTCTCGGAGCAGTTGTAGAGATTCCTACCATAGATGGAGATAAGGTCGAGCTTAAGGTGCCACCAGGAACGCAGGTAGGAGAAACCTTTAAGATTCCAAAGAGGGGTATGCCTAATATTGATGGTAAAGGTAGAGGGAATATGTTTGTTGAAGTAGGTATGGAGGTACCTTCTAAGCTTACCGAAAGGCAGAAAGACTTGCTCCGTGAGTTTGCTAAAGAGAGCGGGATAAAAATAGAGGAAAACATGGGATTCTTTCAGAGGTTTAAGAAGGGGTTTGGTTAATGAGATGGTATTATCTTGATGTTTACGGTGAAAGCGAAAATGAGCTTTTCGAAAAAGTGGCATCGATGGGTTTAGAAGGGGTGGGCTTCCCATGTGAAGGGAAAGCCCACCTTAGAGTTTATTTTTACTCTTCTGGGGAAAGAGATAGGGTAGCAGAGCTACTAAAAAGCTCTTTTCAAGTTGAGTTTGGTGAGGAGGATGACAAAGATTGGGTTCGTCAGGTAGAAGAGGGTTATGAGCCAGTTAGAGCTGGAAGGTTTGTAGTGGTCCCCTCAAGTTTAACTCCTATAGTGATAAAGCCTGGCATGGCTTTTGGAACAGGGTATCACTCTTCTACAAGGATAGCGCTTAAGCTTATAGATAATGAAGTAGATAAGGTTGAGGGATTGTCTGTGGATATAGGTTGTGGAAGCGGTATACTTACTATAGCCCTTTATAAAAAGGGAATTAAGCCTATATTGGCCATAGATAATGATCTGCTGGCTTTGAGAGAAACAAGGGAAAACTTGAAAAGAAATGGGATAGAGGATGGTGTTCTTATCGTAGGTGGAGACATATTAAGCTTCGTTAGGGAGAATGTCAAGTTTAGCTTAGTTGTTGCGAATCTGGTTATGCCACTTTTTGAAGTTTGTCTAGGTGAAATAACTCAGTATATCGAAAAGGGAGGGCTTTTCATAGCTTCAGGGGTTTCTATCGCGGAGAAGGCCCCTTTCTTGAAGCTTCTTGAGCATTATTCTTTTAAGATAAAGGCCTTATTGGAGGAGGATGGGTGGATTGGAGCGGCGGCGGTTTTTTGCTGACTTAAAGGAGAATTTTGCTATAGTTAAGGGAGAAGAGGCATACCATCTTTCGGTTGTACTGAGGCTTAAAAGGGGGGATGAGGTTGAACTTTTAACCTCTCAGGGTATATGGATAGGGAAGGTAGAAGAGATTTCAAGAGATGAAGTTAAGGTTTCACTGATTAGCAGGAAGGAGATAGAGCCTCTACCTTTTGAGGCGATCCTCTTTCAAGGGGTAACAAAAGGAAAAAGGATAGATTGGCTTCTTCAGAAGGCTGCAGAGCTCGGTTGTAAGGCTTTTTATCCGATGATAACCAGGTATACAGTTGTTAATGATGTGGGAGACGAGAAGCTTAAAAGGTGGAGAAAGATATCCCAGGAAGTCTCTAAGCAGTGCGGAAGGCCCGATGTTATGGAGGTTAAGGAGCCTATAAGCTTTGATGACGCTATAAAGTTGTCTGGAGAAATAGGAGGATTAAAAATAGCTCCCTGTTTAAGGGGAGAGCCTGTCCCCTTAAGAGAGATTCTCTTGAAGGAAAGAAATAAAAGGATTTTATTTTTCATAGGACCAGAAGGTGGTTTTTCTCCTCAAGAGGTACTCTCCTTAATGTCCTCTGGATTTAAGACTGTTACCTTAGGTCCTTATATATTAAAGAGTGAAACTGCTTCTTTAATGGTGTTAAGTACCCTTTTAGCCTTATGGGGTTAATATGAAAGCGTATCTATTCTATTTGGGATGTAGGGTAAACCAAGCTGAGATAGAGGGAATAGCATCAAAATTAAAAGAAAAAGGTTATGAGGTGGTTTCCTCTCCAGAAGAGGCCGACCTCATAGTAGTTAATACTTGTGCTGTCACTAAGGAGGCTGAAAGAAAAAGTAGACAGTGTATAAGGAAATTAAGGAGGCTTAATCCTAAGGCTGAGATAGTTGTTACCGGTTGCTATGTTGAACTTGTTGGGGATAAAGTATTAGAGCTTGGAGCAGATCGAACCTTTAACAATGAGGAAAAATATAAGGTCATTGAAGGGAATGATAAAGGCAGATTTTTCTCCATATCTCAAGGCCTATTCTATCACTCAAGGCCGTTTGTAAAAGTTCAGGATGGTTGTGATGCTAACTGTAGCTATTGCCTAATAAGGGCTCTTAGAGGGAGAAGCGTTTCTCGTCCTATTGAGGAAGTGATTTACGAAGTTAAAGGGCTTATCTCCCTAGGCTATGATGAGGTGACCATAGTCGGAGTTCATCTTGGTAGTTACGGTAGGGATATAGGAAGCAGTTTGAGAGAGCTCCTTGAAAGACTTCTTTCTCTTAATGGTTTAAAGCTTCTTAGGCTTGGTTCCGTTGAGCCTTTCGATTTGGGAGATGATTTTTTAGAGCTTTATAAAAGGTTTGATAACCTTGCTCCTCATCTTCATCTTCCTCTTCAAAGCGGTAGTAATAGGGTACTTTCTCTCATGAGAAGACCTTATACTCTTGAAAGGTATCTTGAGCTTGTCTTTAAACTTAGAGAAATAAGGGATGACTTTAATGTTACCACAGATATAATGATAGGTTTTCCTACGGAGACTGATGAGGATTTTCTAATGACCTTAAAAGCTATTGAAGAGGCTAATTTTGGTAGAGTTCACATATTTACTTACTCTCCAAGGCCTGGAACGGATGCTTTTAATCTACCAAGTCTTCCAAGTAAGATTGTAGAGGAGAGATTAAATGCTGTTAAAGAAAAAGCTTTGGAAAGCGCTCTTAAGTTTAATCAGCGATTTCTTGGAAAGGTCTTGGAGGCCTTTGCCTTGGAAGATGGAAGCGCCCTTTTACCTCATTATGTTGAGCTTTCTATTGTGGGGGAACCTCCTAAAGGGCGCTGGATTAAAGCCTTCATTGAGAAGGCAACCTCCTTCGGCCTTTATGGTAGGGTTTTATGAGATTTTGTGCTAAAATAGCTTTAGTTAAGC encodes:
- a CDS encoding 16S rRNA (uracil(1498)-N(3))-methyltransferase translates to MGGLERRRFFADLKENFAIVKGEEAYHLSVVLRLKRGDEVELLTSQGIWIGKVEEISRDEVKVSLISRKEIEPLPFEAILFQGVTKGKRIDWLLQKAAELGCKAFYPMITRYTVVNDVGDEKLKRWRKISQEVSKQCGRPDVMEVKEPISFDDAIKLSGEIGGLKIAPCLRGEPVPLREILLKERNKRILFFIGPEGGFSPQEVLSLMSSGFKTVTLGPYILKSETASLMVLSTLLALWG
- the mtaB gene encoding tRNA (N(6)-L-threonylcarbamoyladenosine(37)-C(2))-methylthiotransferase MtaB produces the protein MKAYLFYLGCRVNQAEIEGIASKLKEKGYEVVSSPEEADLIVVNTCAVTKEAERKSRQCIRKLRRLNPKAEIVVTGCYVELVGDKVLELGADRTFNNEEKYKVIEGNDKGRFFSISQGLFYHSRPFVKVQDGCDANCSYCLIRALRGRSVSRPIEEVIYEVKGLISLGYDEVTIVGVHLGSYGRDIGSSLRELLERLLSLNGLKLLRLGSVEPFDLGDDFLELYKRFDNLAPHLHLPLQSGSNRVLSLMRRPYTLERYLELVFKLREIRDDFNVTTDIMIGFPTETDEDFLMTLKAIEEANFGRVHIFTYSPRPGTDAFNLPSLPSKIVEERLNAVKEKALESALKFNQRFLGKVLEAFALEDGSALLPHYVELSIVGEPPKGRWIKAFIEKATSFGLYGRVL